A window from Bordetella petrii encodes these proteins:
- the putA gene encoding trifunctional transcriptional regulator/proline dehydrogenase/L-glutamate gamma-semialdehyde dehydrogenase, whose protein sequence is MASTTLGVKVDDTLRDRLKAAARKLSCTPHWLHKQALLAYLDKIERGQLPAEIIHLSQDDADTEDFDAGAQPATPPFFEFGQDVQPQSVLRAAITAAYRRPEPECVPLLLGQARMPHAEKIHAMASRLVQALRDKRGGGGVEGLIQEFSLSSQEGVALMCLAEALLRIPDRATRDALIRDKISRGDWRAHMGGSQSLFVNAATWGLMLTGKLVAVNSEQSLSKALTRLIGKGGEPLVRKGVNLAMRMMGEQFVSGQSISEALANNRKLEARGFRYSYDMLGEAATTSEDADRYYASYEQAIHAIGKSAAGRGIYEGPGISIKLSALHPTYSRAQRERVMEELLPRVKALTVLARSYDIGLNIDAEEADRLEISLDLLEALCLAPELDAWNGIGFVVQAYQKRAPFVIDYVIDLARRSRHRIMVRLVKGAYWDSEIKQAQIDGLEGYPVYTRKVYTDVAYLACARKLLGAPEAVYPQFATHNAYTLAAVYQLAGQNYYPGQYEFQCLHGMGEPLYDEVVGPVAQNKLNRPCRIYAPVGTHETLLAYLVRRLLENGANTSFVNLIGDESISIDELVADPVEVASRISPLGAPHEKIPLPRDLYGPPGSGARLNSAGLDLTNEHRLGSLAAALLASAATPWRAMPMLGEDSAAWDAERAVDVRNPADHRDVVGQCIEARSAEVDAALQAAGNTAPIWQSTPVAERAQCLRRAAQLLEEGMQPLLGLIVREAGKSLPNAISEVREAVDFLRYYADQAEREFGNDTHRPLGTVLCISPWNFPLAIFTGQVAAALVAGNTVIAKPAEQTGLIAAQAVQVLRAAGVPAGAVQLLPGRGETVGAQLVASPAIDGIMFTGSTDVARLIARTLAGRLDDRGHTIPLIAETGGQNAMVVDSSALAEQVVFDVLNSAYDSAGQRCSALRVLCLQEDSADHVLHMLRGAMRELRVGNPDQLSTDVGPVIDAEARDNIVRHIDAMRAAGHRVDQVELGGGCRHGTFVPPTLIEIGSVDELTREVFGPVLHVLRYPREALDQVLDQINGTGYGLTFGVHSRIDETIGRVTQRVHAGNMYVNRNIVGAVVGVQPFGGECLSGTGPKAGGPLYLYRLLATRPAGLPPGAGGAGPLPRVLALPGPTGEQNTYSLQPRGAVLCVAATEAGARAQYAAVQASGNAALFLDTPAARAWHAAAQAEAAVSFLADAEVDGAVFHGVLFEGDGDALCAWNERIAARDGPILTVQGLTPDALAGGAAYVLEQLLTERSISVNTAAAGGNASLMSIG, encoded by the coding sequence ATGGCCAGTACCACACTGGGCGTCAAGGTGGACGACACCTTGCGGGATCGCCTGAAGGCGGCCGCGCGGAAACTGAGTTGCACCCCGCACTGGCTGCACAAGCAGGCGCTTCTGGCGTATCTCGACAAGATCGAGCGCGGCCAGCTGCCAGCCGAAATCATCCATCTGTCGCAGGACGACGCCGATACCGAAGACTTCGACGCGGGCGCGCAGCCGGCCACGCCGCCGTTTTTCGAGTTCGGCCAGGACGTGCAGCCGCAGTCGGTGCTGCGCGCCGCCATCACGGCCGCGTATCGCCGCCCCGAGCCGGAGTGCGTGCCGCTGCTGCTGGGGCAGGCGCGCATGCCTCATGCCGAGAAAATCCACGCCATGGCCTCGCGCCTGGTGCAGGCGCTGCGCGACAAGCGCGGCGGCGGCGGGGTAGAGGGCCTGATCCAGGAATTCTCGCTGTCCAGCCAGGAAGGCGTCGCGCTGATGTGCCTGGCCGAGGCGCTGCTGCGCATACCGGACCGCGCCACGCGCGATGCGCTGATCCGCGACAAGATCTCGCGCGGCGACTGGCGCGCGCACATGGGCGGCTCGCAGTCGCTGTTTGTCAATGCCGCCACGTGGGGGCTGATGCTGACCGGCAAGCTGGTGGCCGTCAACAGCGAACAGTCGCTGTCCAAGGCCCTGACGCGCCTGATCGGCAAGGGCGGCGAGCCGCTGGTGCGCAAGGGCGTCAATCTGGCCATGCGCATGATGGGCGAGCAATTCGTGTCGGGCCAGAGCATTTCCGAGGCGCTGGCCAACAACCGCAAGCTCGAGGCCAGGGGCTTTCGCTATTCGTACGACATGCTGGGCGAGGCCGCCACCACCAGCGAAGACGCCGACCGCTATTACGCCTCGTATGAACAGGCCATCCACGCCATCGGCAAGTCGGCGGCGGGCCGCGGCATCTATGAAGGCCCGGGCATATCCATCAAGCTTTCGGCGCTGCATCCCACGTATTCGCGCGCGCAGCGCGAGCGCGTCATGGAAGAGCTGCTGCCGCGCGTCAAGGCGCTGACGGTGCTGGCGCGCAGCTACGATATCGGCCTGAACATCGACGCCGAAGAGGCCGACCGGCTGGAAATCTCGCTGGACCTGCTCGAAGCCCTGTGCCTGGCGCCCGAGCTGGACGCCTGGAACGGCATCGGTTTCGTGGTGCAGGCCTACCAGAAGCGCGCGCCCTTCGTGATCGACTATGTGATCGACCTGGCGCGGCGCAGCCGCCACCGCATCATGGTGCGCCTGGTCAAGGGCGCCTACTGGGACAGCGAAATCAAGCAGGCCCAGATCGACGGCCTGGAAGGCTATCCGGTGTATACCCGCAAGGTGTATACCGACGTGGCGTACCTGGCCTGCGCGCGCAAGCTGCTGGGCGCGCCCGAAGCCGTATATCCGCAATTCGCCACGCACAACGCGTATACCCTGGCGGCGGTGTACCAGCTGGCCGGGCAGAACTACTACCCCGGGCAATACGAGTTCCAGTGCCTGCACGGCATGGGCGAGCCCCTGTATGACGAGGTGGTCGGGCCCGTGGCGCAGAACAAGCTGAACCGCCCGTGCCGCATCTATGCCCCCGTGGGCACGCACGAAACGCTGCTGGCCTACCTGGTGCGCCGCCTGCTCGAGAACGGCGCCAATACCTCGTTCGTCAACCTGATCGGCGACGAGAGCATTTCGATCGACGAGCTGGTGGCCGATCCGGTCGAGGTGGCCTCGCGGATTTCGCCGCTGGGGGCTCCGCACGAGAAAATTCCCCTGCCGCGCGACCTGTACGGCCCGCCCGGCAGCGGCGCGCGGCTGAATTCCGCCGGCCTGGACCTTACCAACGAACACCGGCTGGGCTCGCTGGCGGCCGCCTTGCTGGCCAGCGCCGCCACGCCGTGGCGGGCCATGCCGATGCTGGGCGAAGACAGCGCGGCCTGGGATGCCGAGCGCGCCGTCGACGTGCGCAACCCGGCCGACCATCGCGACGTGGTGGGCCAGTGCATCGAGGCCCGGTCCGCCGAGGTCGATGCCGCCCTGCAGGCGGCCGGCAACACCGCGCCGATCTGGCAATCCACGCCGGTGGCGGAACGCGCGCAGTGCCTGCGCCGCGCCGCGCAGCTGCTGGAAGAGGGCATGCAGCCGCTGTTGGGCCTGATTGTGCGCGAGGCGGGCAAGTCGCTGCCCAATGCCATTTCCGAAGTCCGCGAAGCGGTCGATTTCCTGCGCTATTACGCCGACCAGGCCGAGCGCGAGTTCGGCAACGACACGCACCGGCCGCTGGGCACGGTGCTGTGCATCAGCCCCTGGAATTTCCCGCTGGCCATTTTCACCGGGCAGGTGGCCGCTGCGCTGGTGGCGGGCAACACGGTGATCGCCAAGCCGGCCGAGCAGACCGGCCTGATCGCCGCGCAGGCGGTGCAGGTGCTGCGCGCGGCCGGCGTGCCCGCGGGCGCGGTGCAACTGCTGCCGGGCCGCGGCGAGACCGTCGGGGCGCAACTGGTGGCCAGCCCGGCCATCGACGGCATCATGTTCACCGGTTCTACCGACGTGGCGCGCCTGATCGCGCGCACGCTGGCGGGCCGGCTGGACGACCGCGGCCACACCATTCCGCTGATCGCCGAGACGGGCGGCCAGAACGCCATGGTGGTCGATTCGTCGGCGCTGGCCGAGCAGGTGGTGTTTGACGTGCTGAATTCCGCCTACGACTCGGCCGGGCAGCGCTGTTCGGCGCTGCGCGTGCTCTGCCTGCAGGAAGACAGCGCCGATCATGTGCTGCACATGCTGCGCGGCGCGATGCGCGAATTGCGCGTGGGCAATCCCGATCAGTTGTCCACCGACGTGGGCCCGGTCATCGATGCCGAAGCGCGCGACAACATCGTGCGCCACATCGACGCCATGCGCGCGGCCGGGCACCGCGTCGACCAGGTCGAGCTGGGCGGGGGCTGCCGCCACGGCACCTTCGTGCCGCCCACCCTGATCGAGATCGGCAGCGTGGACGAACTGACGCGCGAGGTGTTCGGGCCGGTGCTGCACGTGCTGCGCTACCCGCGCGAGGCGCTGGACCAGGTGCTGGACCAGATCAACGGCACCGGCTACGGGCTGACTTTCGGGGTGCACAGCCGCATCGACGAAACCATCGGCCGCGTCACGCAGCGCGTGCATGCCGGCAATATGTATGTCAACCGCAATATTGTCGGCGCGGTGGTGGGCGTGCAGCCGTTCGGCGGCGAATGCCTGTCGGGCACCGGACCCAAGGCGGGCGGGCCGCTGTACCTGTACCGCCTGCTGGCGACGCGGCCCGCGGGCCTGCCGCCGGGGGCCGGCGGCGCCGGCCCGCTGCCGCGCGTGCTGGCGCTGCCCGGCCCCACCGGCGAACAGAACACGTACAGCCTGCAGCCGCGCGGCGCGGTGCTGTGCGTGGCGGCCACCGAGGCCGGGGCGCGGGCCCAGTACGCCGCCGTCCAGGCCTCCGGCAACGCGGCGCTGTTCCTCGATACGCCCGCCGCGCGCGCCTGGCATGCCGCCGCGCAGGCGGAGGCGGCGGTGTCGTTCCTGGCCGAC
- a CDS encoding PqiC family protein: protein MRISRYVPLLSALALSAALAGCAMSPPARYYTLQPAPQAAPAAAQRVQYQIEVAPVSVPLQADQPQIMLRRHEGDGALTPLYSHRWSAPLSDEIGAALSDVLTHTLGALDVQTLQPADNAPVWRVQVDVQRFDMVSGGPARLDATWRVRPLNLKGARALICRATVQVPADGQDIPALVQAQQRAVTLLGQTIASAIQSGGAQPAPAGQQIQVWGCI from the coding sequence ATGCGCATTTCCAGATACGTCCCGCTCCTGTCCGCGCTGGCCCTGTCGGCGGCGCTGGCCGGCTGCGCCATGTCGCCGCCCGCGCGCTACTACACGCTGCAGCCGGCCCCGCAGGCGGCGCCGGCCGCAGCGCAGCGGGTGCAATACCAGATCGAAGTCGCGCCGGTGTCGGTGCCCCTGCAGGCCGACCAGCCGCAGATCATGCTGCGCCGGCACGAGGGCGACGGAGCGCTGACCCCGCTGTATTCGCATCGCTGGAGCGCGCCGCTGTCCGACGAGATCGGCGCCGCGCTGTCCGATGTGCTGACCCACACCCTGGGCGCGCTCGACGTCCAGACCCTGCAGCCGGCCGACAACGCGCCGGTCTGGCGGGTGCAGGTGGACGTGCAGCGTTTCGACATGGTGTCGGGCGGCCCGGCGCGGCTGGATGCCACCTGGCGCGTGCGGCCCCTGAACCTGAAGGGGGCCCGGGCGCTGATCTGCCGGGCCACCGTGCAAGTGCCGGCCGATGGGCAGGACATCCCGGCGCTGGTGCAGGCCCAGCAGCGTGCGGTGACGCTGCTGGGGCAGACCATCGCCTCGGCCATCCAGTCCGGCGGCGCACAGCCCGCCCCGGCCGGGCAGCAGATACAGGTCTGGGGTTGCATTTAA
- a CDS encoding intermembrane transport protein PqiB, translated as MAEQTPPPSTDGVDAPEVTRKKQRRISWIWLVPVVALLAGLSLVIRTWMEVGPEVSIEFNTAEGIEVGKTQVRYKDVVVGTVHNIHFNDDRSKVIVQAQLVKDAAGLATEGTNFWVVRPRLGISGVSGLGTLLSGAYIGVDAVDGAGASNTATKFEFIGLETPPPVTHDRDGKRFVLKAHDLGSLDIGSPVYFRRINVGRVIGYKLDESGDAVNVEVFIDAPNDKFVTRGTRFWNASGVDLSVDGSGLKLHTQSLVSLALGGVAFAPINANDSGAAAAGNEFELYGSEAEARANPDGDPVPIRMRFDQSVRGLSVGATIDFQGIALGEVTRITVDFDSDKKRFYAMVDASLYPERLGSVYDRVHERALESGDDTEGKLLASMIKHGLRAQLRTANLLTGQLYIVLAHFPKADPVEFRISDPVVIPTIPGNLEQLQQQITNIVDRINRIPFEQIGRDLRTTLSSTSRLMSSLDKTLAPEARDTLRAARKSLDNINELLANDAALPANAERAMQELGRAARSLRTLADYLQANPEALIRGRGKDPLPGTTRN; from the coding sequence ATGGCCGAGCAAACTCCTCCACCTTCCACCGACGGCGTCGACGCCCCGGAAGTCACACGCAAGAAGCAGCGGCGCATCTCCTGGATATGGCTGGTGCCGGTGGTGGCCCTGCTGGCCGGCCTGTCGCTGGTGATCCGCACCTGGATGGAAGTCGGCCCGGAAGTTTCCATCGAGTTCAACACCGCCGAGGGCATCGAGGTCGGCAAGACCCAGGTGCGCTACAAAGACGTGGTGGTGGGCACGGTGCACAACATTCACTTCAACGATGACCGCTCCAAGGTCATCGTGCAGGCGCAACTGGTCAAGGACGCGGCCGGCCTGGCCACCGAGGGCACCAACTTCTGGGTGGTGCGGCCGCGGCTGGGCATCAGCGGCGTGTCGGGGCTGGGCACGCTGCTGTCCGGCGCCTACATCGGGGTCGACGCGGTCGACGGGGCAGGGGCCTCGAACACCGCCACCAAGTTCGAGTTCATCGGCCTGGAAACCCCGCCGCCGGTCACGCACGACCGCGACGGCAAACGCTTCGTGCTCAAGGCCCATGACCTGGGCTCGCTGGATATCGGCTCGCCGGTGTATTTCCGCCGCATCAACGTCGGGCGGGTCATCGGCTACAAGCTCGACGAAAGCGGCGACGCGGTCAACGTCGAAGTGTTCATCGACGCCCCGAACGACAAGTTCGTAACGCGCGGCACGCGCTTCTGGAATGCCAGCGGCGTAGACCTGTCGGTCGACGGCAGCGGGCTGAAGCTGCATACGCAGTCGCTGGTGTCGCTGGCGCTGGGCGGGGTGGCGTTCGCCCCCATCAATGCCAACGATTCCGGCGCCGCCGCGGCGGGCAACGAGTTCGAGCTGTATGGCAGCGAAGCCGAGGCCAGGGCCAATCCCGATGGCGATCCGGTCCCGATCCGCATGCGCTTCGACCAGTCGGTGCGCGGCCTGAGCGTGGGCGCCACGATCGACTTCCAGGGTATCGCGCTGGGCGAGGTCACGCGCATCACCGTCGATTTCGATTCCGACAAGAAGCGCTTCTATGCCATGGTCGACGCGTCGCTGTATCCCGAACGCCTGGGCTCGGTCTACGACCGGGTGCACGAGCGCGCCCTGGAATCCGGCGACGACACCGAAGGCAAGCTGCTGGCCTCGATGATCAAGCACGGCCTGCGGGCCCAGCTGCGCACCGCCAACCTGCTGACCGGGCAGCTGTACATCGTGCTGGCGCACTTCCCCAAGGCCGATCCGGTCGAATTCCGCATCTCCGACCCGGTCGTCATCCCGACGATTCCGGGCAACCTGGAACAGCTGCAGCAACAGATCACCAACATCGTCGACCGGATCAACCGCATTCCGTTCGAGCAGATCGGCCGCGACTTGCGCACGACGCTGTCGAGCACCTCCAGGCTGATGTCCAGCCTGGACAAGACCCTGGCGCCCGAGGCGCGCGACACGCTGCGCGCGGCGCGCAAGTCGCTCGACAACATCAACGAACTGCTGGCCAATGACGCGGCGCTGCCGGCCAATGCCGAACGCGCCATGCAGGAACTGGGCCGGGCGGCCCGCTCGCTGCGCACTCTGGCCGATTACCTGCAGGCCAATCCGGAAGCCCTGATCCGCGGCCGCGGCAAAGACCCGCTGCCCGGCACAACCAGGAACTGA
- a CDS encoding paraquat-inducible protein A, translating to MVREPLISCEHCASVFRRHELQPGETATCSRCGTILWRYSGLGLSGWLALTLSALIVFVVANGYPVVTMAVRGLTRDASLLDAVFMTWQQGYVLTAAMTGLAGFGLPLLQLCLLAWVLWPLALGREPRGLRPAMRMLGLLRPWCMVPVFLLGVVVAVVKLAGMARVDPAPGLYAFAALTVLLTILSRLSPHAVWRYAEQSGVVPVHVPGARPGQVLAGCHACGQVQALDPHDHGGAPPRCVRCQAVVHYRKPDSLARTWALLLAAAVLYVPANVLPIMNINSLFFGDSGHTILGGVVELWQTGSWDIALIVFVASIMVPLTKIFALVALAGAVQWRSALNLRQRTRLYELVEFIGQWSMLDVFVVILLSALAHFQGLIEISAGPAAGAFGLVVILTMLAAMSFDPRSAWDLAPRDDARPGARTGGDMPAAPGQNTA from the coding sequence TTGGTCCGCGAGCCCCTGATCTCGTGCGAGCACTGCGCCAGCGTTTTCAGGCGCCACGAACTGCAGCCCGGCGAGACCGCCACCTGCTCGCGCTGCGGCACCATCCTGTGGCGCTATAGCGGCCTGGGCCTGTCGGGCTGGCTGGCGCTGACCCTGTCCGCGCTGATCGTGTTCGTGGTGGCCAACGGCTATCCGGTCGTCACGATGGCGGTGCGCGGCCTGACCCGCGATGCCTCGCTGCTCGACGCGGTCTTCATGACCTGGCAGCAGGGCTACGTGCTGACCGCCGCCATGACCGGCCTGGCCGGGTTCGGCCTGCCGCTGCTGCAGTTGTGCCTGCTGGCATGGGTGCTGTGGCCGCTGGCCCTGGGGCGCGAACCCCGCGGCCTGCGGCCCGCCATGCGCATGCTGGGCCTGCTGCGGCCATGGTGCATGGTGCCGGTGTTCCTGCTGGGCGTGGTGGTGGCCGTGGTCAAGCTGGCGGGCATGGCCAGGGTCGACCCCGCGCCGGGCCTGTATGCCTTTGCCGCCCTGACCGTGCTGCTGACCATTCTTTCCCGCCTGTCGCCGCATGCCGTGTGGCGCTACGCCGAGCAAAGCGGCGTCGTGCCGGTGCACGTGCCCGGCGCGCGGCCGGGCCAGGTGCTGGCCGGCTGCCATGCCTGCGGCCAGGTACAGGCGCTGGATCCGCACGATCACGGCGGGGCCCCGCCGCGCTGCGTGCGCTGCCAGGCGGTGGTGCACTACCGCAAGCCCGACAGCCTGGCCCGCACCTGGGCGCTGCTGCTTGCCGCGGCCGTGCTGTATGTGCCCGCCAATGTGCTGCCCATCATGAACATCAACTCGCTGTTCTTCGGCGACAGCGGCCACACCATTCTGGGCGGCGTGGTCGAGCTCTGGCAGACCGGCTCGTGGGACATCGCCCTGATCGTGTTCGTAGCCAGCATCATGGTGCCGCTGACGAAGATTTTCGCGCTGGTGGCGCTGGCTGGCGCCGTGCAATGGCGCAGCGCGCTCAATTTGCGCCAGCGCACCCGCTTGTACGAACTGGTGGAGTTCATCGGCCAATGGTCGATGCTCGACGTGTTCGTCGTGATATTGTTGTCGGCCCTGGCGCACTTCCAGGGCCTGATCGAGATTTCGGCCGGCCCGGCGGCCGGCGCTTTCGGCCTGGTGGTCATCCTGACCATGCTCGCCGCCATGAGCTTCGATCCGCGCAGCGCATGGGACCTGGCGCCGCGCGACGACGCCAGGCCCGGCGCACGAACGGGCGGCGACATGCCCGCGGCGCCAGGGCAAAATACGGCGTAG
- the clpA gene encoding ATP-dependent Clp protease ATP-binding subunit ClpA: MRYGGSVISQELEVSLHMAFVEARSARHEFITVEHLLLSLLDNASAVEVLRACAANLDDLRRNLRQFVSENTPVIPTGAEVDTQPTLGFQRVIQRAIMHVSAGGTGKKPVTGANVLVAIFGEKDSHAVYYLQQQGVTRLDVVNFLSHGITKQPQEESAAAPKEQPGLEEPAESRQSPLDQYANDLNAAALAGRIDPLIGREHEVERVIQVLCRRRKNNPLLVGEAGVGKTAIAEGLAWRITRGEVPEILQGAHVYALDMGALLAGTKYRGDFEQRLKGVLKQIRGNPDAILFIDEIHTLIGAGSASGGTLDASNLLKPALSSGQLKCIGATTYTEFRGVFEKDHALSRRFQKIDVSEPSVEQTVQILRGLKSRFEEHHNVRYSAAALSAAAELSARYINDRHLPDKAIDVIDEAGAAQRLLPRSRQKKLIGKIDIENIVSKIARIPPQSVSNDDRSKLATLDRDLKTVVFGQDNAIEALSAAIKMARSGLGKPDRPIGSFLFSGPTGVGKTEVARQLAFIMGVELLRFDMSEYMERHAVSRLIGAPPGYVGFDQGGLLTEAITKQPHCVLLLDEIEKAHPDVFNILLQVMDHGTLTDNNGRKADFRNVIIIMTTNAGAETLNRPAIGFSNSRVVGDEMAEIRRMFTPEFRNRLDAIIPFAPLSREIILRVVDKFLMQLEDQLHERRVEAVFTDTLREHLAKEGFDPLMGARPMQRLIQDTIRRALADELLFGKLSDGGTVTVDLDEAGKVRLSFDGAGKSPRSGAPDKQEVELVD, from the coding sequence ATGCGTTACGGAGGAAGCGTGATTTCCCAAGAGCTTGAAGTCAGCCTGCATATGGCTTTTGTCGAGGCCCGCTCGGCCCGGCATGAATTCATTACCGTCGAGCATCTGCTCCTGTCGCTGCTCGACAACGCGTCGGCCGTGGAAGTCCTGCGCGCCTGCGCCGCCAATCTGGATGACTTGCGCCGTAATCTGCGTCAGTTCGTGTCCGAGAACACGCCGGTCATTCCCACCGGCGCAGAAGTCGACACCCAGCCCACCCTGGGCTTTCAGCGGGTGATCCAGCGCGCCATCATGCACGTGTCGGCGGGCGGCACCGGCAAGAAGCCGGTCACGGGCGCCAATGTGCTGGTGGCCATTTTCGGCGAAAAAGATTCCCACGCGGTCTACTACCTGCAGCAGCAGGGCGTCACGCGGCTCGACGTGGTCAATTTCCTGTCACACGGCATCACCAAGCAGCCCCAGGAAGAATCCGCCGCGGCCCCGAAAGAACAGCCCGGCCTGGAAGAACCGGCCGAGTCGCGCCAGTCGCCGCTCGACCAATACGCCAACGACCTGAACGCCGCGGCCCTGGCCGGCCGCATCGATCCGCTCATCGGCCGCGAGCACGAGGTCGAGCGCGTCATCCAGGTGCTGTGCCGCCGTCGCAAGAACAACCCGCTGCTGGTGGGCGAGGCCGGCGTGGGCAAGACCGCCATCGCCGAAGGCCTGGCCTGGCGCATCACGCGCGGCGAAGTCCCCGAAATCCTGCAGGGCGCGCACGTCTACGCGCTCGACATGGGCGCGCTGCTGGCCGGCACCAAGTATCGGGGCGATTTCGAGCAGCGCCTGAAAGGCGTGCTCAAGCAGATCCGCGGCAATCCCGACGCCATCCTGTTCATCGACGAAATCCACACCCTGATCGGCGCGGGGTCGGCCTCGGGCGGCACGCTCGACGCCTCCAACCTGCTCAAGCCGGCGCTGTCGTCCGGGCAGTTGAAGTGCATCGGCGCCACCACCTATACCGAATTCCGCGGCGTCTTCGAAAAAGACCACGCGCTGTCGCGCCGTTTCCAGAAAATCGACGTGTCCGAGCCCAGCGTCGAACAAACGGTGCAGATCCTGCGCGGCCTGAAAAGCCGCTTCGAAGAGCACCACAACGTGCGCTATTCGGCCGCCGCGCTCAGCGCCGCGGCCGAGCTCTCGGCGCGCTACATCAACGACCGCCACCTGCCCGACAAGGCCATCGACGTCATCGACGAGGCGGGCGCTGCCCAGCGCCTGCTGCCGCGCTCGCGCCAGAAAAAGCTCATCGGCAAGATCGACATCGAGAACATCGTCTCGAAAATCGCGCGCATCCCGCCGCAGTCGGTGTCCAACGACGACCGCAGCAAGCTGGCCACGCTCGACCGCGACCTGAAAACCGTGGTGTTCGGACAGGACAATGCCATCGAAGCCCTGTCGGCCGCCATCAAGATGGCCCGCTCGGGCCTGGGCAAGCCCGACCGTCCCATCGGTTCGTTCCTGTTTTCCGGCCCCACCGGCGTGGGCAAGACCGAAGTGGCGCGCCAGCTGGCTTTCATCATGGGCGTCGAGTTGCTGCGCTTCGACATGTCCGAATACATGGAACGCCATGCGGTGTCGCGCCTGATCGGCGCGCCGCCGGGATACGTCGGGTTCGACCAGGGCGGCCTGCTCACCGAGGCCATCACCAAGCAGCCGCACTGCGTGCTGCTGCTCGATGAAATCGAGAAGGCCCACCCGGACGTGTTCAACATCCTGCTGCAGGTCATGGACCACGGCACGCTGACCGACAACAACGGACGCAAGGCCGACTTCCGCAACGTCATCATCATCATGACGACCAACGCCGGCGCCGAAACCCTGAACCGGCCGGCCATCGGCTTTTCCAACAGCCGGGTCGTGGGCGACGAGATGGCGGAAATCCGGCGCATGTTCACGCCTGAATTCCGCAACCGCCTCGACGCCATCATTCCGTTTGCGCCGCTGTCGCGCGAAATCATCCTGCGCGTGGTCGACAAGTTCCTGATGCAGCTCGAAGACCAACTGCACGAGCGCCGCGTCGAGGCCGTATTCACCGATACGCTGCGCGAGCACCTGGCCAAAGAAGGCTTCGACCCGCTGATGGGCGCGCGGCCCATGCAGCGCCTCATCCAGGACACCATCCGCCGGGCGCTGGCCGACGAACTGCTGTTCGGCAAGCTGTCCGACGGCGGCACGGTCACGGTCGATCTCGACGAGGCCGGCAAGGTGCGGCTCAGCTTCGACGGCGCAGGCAAATCGCCGCGTTCAGGCGCGCCCGACAAGCAGGAAGTCGAATTGGTCGACTAG